Proteins co-encoded in one Spiroplasma gladiatoris genomic window:
- a CDS encoding PTS transporter subunit EIIC codes for MSKIEKQEVMVQNILEKVGGVDNIKDVYHCATRMRLSLINPDLAKINDLKVITNIRGALWSNGELQLIIGAEVSKITELLKKSLLNINLVSNNEVVKNDFNTKKNVVENNISIWRRFIKSVSAFFGPLIPFLIGVGLIMAFQQFLIRTKIGSDPTIEGAVLGTDYNIFDYLLNVIASNGFKMMGVIAMWSVVRYLGGKLPTALALALLMISPIIPESGIDLFKLGDWQISIKPFYSTILVFIVMGVIIAYSQRTMEKYFNPVANFILNPFLTILVGGFLAFFVMGPIMGIVENALLTAFNWFMNMPFGLGALIVGLTWQPLVVLGVHNILFFAAVADLSVNNNPSIFLAAAFAAAWAQMGATIAVGLKTKKTIDKSAAFLAALPGVISGPTESCIYGVNLPKGMPFLTGVLAGGIGGWLIGIFKVTLDNLAGLGGIVGFLAYTDDLLAAILIDIASLALGILITYFLWKEEKTEKTLSLKTTNKLIKIEHLKGNTDYSAQELIAILKKANKKNIDKQWLIKSIETITNDLKEINVNIENEIIKVIEYIKSDQLTKQIIKNVVNKLKVITSDRQNNLNDKIIKLKNSLKELKLLNVVTKKHYNLSVKKSNLEYSLNRFTQLREDKNASLFNKAQKLLSSNNKDKKQTANQLLDTSKNNQYKLKRIEILNSKITALQTALQESGKNLSVETLKYYSVIEKYVKEIESIKNKDLTIFKNLYYNDIHCLEIKENLLKPRIV; via the coding sequence ATGAGTAAAATTGAAAAACAAGAAGTGATGGTACAAAATATTCTTGAAAAAGTTGGTGGTGTTGACAATATAAAAGATGTTTACCATTGTGCTACAAGAATGAGATTAAGTTTAATCAACCCAGATTTAGCAAAAATTAATGATTTGAAAGTCATCACCAATATTAGGGGTGCTTTATGATCAAATGGTGAATTACAACTTATTATTGGTGCTGAAGTTTCTAAAATTACAGAATTATTAAAAAAATCTTTATTAAATATAAATCTAGTATCAAATAATGAAGTTGTTAAAAATGATTTTAATACAAAAAAAAATGTAGTTGAAAATAATATATCTATATGAAGAAGATTTATTAAATCTGTCTCTGCATTTTTTGGACCACTAATTCCTTTTTTAATAGGAGTTGGTCTTATTATGGCATTTCAACAATTTTTAATAAGAACAAAAATAGGTTCTGATCCAACTATAGAAGGAGCTGTATTAGGAACTGATTATAATATTTTCGATTACTTATTAAATGTAATTGCATCTAACGGATTTAAAATGATGGGTGTAATTGCAATGTGATCTGTTGTTAGATATTTAGGAGGTAAATTACCTACAGCTTTAGCTTTAGCATTATTAATGATTTCTCCAATTATTCCAGAAAGTGGAATAGATTTATTTAAATTAGGAGATTGACAAATATCAATTAAACCATTTTATTCAACAATATTAGTATTTATTGTTATGGGTGTTATTATTGCATATTCACAAAGAACTATGGAAAAATACTTTAATCCAGTTGCAAACTTCATATTAAATCCATTTTTAACAATTTTGGTAGGAGGATTTTTAGCATTCTTTGTTATGGGGCCTATAATGGGAATTGTAGAAAATGCATTATTAACTGCATTTAACTGATTTATGAATATGCCGTTTGGATTAGGCGCTTTAATAGTTGGTCTAACATGACAACCTTTGGTGGTTTTAGGAGTACACAACATTTTATTCTTTGCAGCTGTTGCTGATTTAAGTGTTAATAATAACCCATCAATATTTTTAGCAGCTGCATTTGCAGCTGCTTGAGCACAAATGGGTGCAACAATTGCTGTTGGATTAAAAACAAAAAAAACTATCGATAAATCAGCTGCATTTTTAGCAGCATTACCAGGAGTTATATCTGGACCTACAGAATCATGTATTTATGGTGTAAATTTACCAAAAGGTATGCCATTCTTAACTGGAGTTTTAGCGGGTGGGATTGGAGGATGATTAATTGGAATCTTTAAAGTCACTCTAGATAATCTTGCAGGTCTTGGTGGTATTGTTGGTTTCTTAGCTTATACTGATGATTTACTAGCAGCAATTCTAATTGATATTGCTTCATTAGCACTAGGAATTTTAATTACATATTTTTTATGAAAAGAAGAAAAAACTGAAAAAACTTTATCTTTAAAAACAACAAATAAATTAATTAAAATAGAACATTTAAAAGGGAACACTGATTATTCTGCACAAGAATTAATTGCTATATTAAAAAAAGCAAATAAAAAAAATATTGATAAACAATGATTGATTAAATCGATTGAAACAATTACAAATGATTTAAAAGAAATTAATGTAAATATTGAAAATGAAATTATAAAAGTTATTGAATATATTAAATCTGATCAACTAACTAAACAAATAATTAAAAATGTTGTAAATAAATTAAAAGTTATTACATCAGATAGACAAAACAATTTAAATGATAAAATTATTAAATTGAAAAACTCTTTAAAAGAGTTAAAACTTTTGAATGTAGTTACTAAAAAACATTATAACTTAAGTGTAAAAAAATCTAATTTAGAATATTCTTTAAATAGATTTACTCAATTAAGAGAAGATAAAAATGCATCTTTATTTAATAAAGCTCAAAAATTATTAAGCTCAAATAATAAAGATAAAAAACAAACTGCAAATCAATTATTAGATACATCTAAAAATAATCAATATAAATTAAAAAGAATTGAAATTTTAAACTCTAAAATTACAGCATTACAAACAGCTTTACAAGAAAGTGGAAAAAACTTATCTGTAGAAACTTTAAAATATTATTCAGTTATTGAAAAATATGTTAAAGAAATAGAAAGTATTAAAAATAAAGACCTAACTATTTTTAAAAATTTATATTACAACGATATACATTGTTTAGAAATAAAAGAAAATCTTTTAAAACCAAGAATCGTTTAA
- a CDS encoding DeoR/GlpR family DNA-binding transcription regulator produces the protein MLKDERRQKIVDIINEKGFVKNITLAKITSSTIATIITDVNELHEEGKIIKVYGGAKSLKVHSKPMQERFDEEKQLINIDSKNQIAKKAAELIEDGELIFIDTGSSTQQMIKHLENKKISIVTNGYSIALELIELDFEVCLIGGTIIPSTHATVGELSLKFIDSFYFDKSFIGMNSLEDNNFYTTNVQEAMIKEKVIKNSQNSFILMDSSKFNFKNRIKVDIDKNSTLISEESPSNYKGKLILA, from the coding sequence TTGCTTAAGGATGAAAGAAGACAAAAAATTGTAGATATTATAAATGAAAAAGGATTTGTAAAAAATATAACCCTAGCAAAAATAACTAGTTCAACTATTGCAACTATTATTACAGATGTTAATGAACTTCATGAAGAAGGTAAAATCATTAAAGTTTATGGGGGAGCAAAATCTTTAAAAGTTCATAGTAAACCAATGCAAGAACGTTTCGATGAAGAAAAACAGTTAATAAACATTGATTCTAAAAATCAAATTGCAAAAAAAGCAGCAGAACTTATAGAAGATGGAGAACTAATATTTATTGATACAGGTTCTTCTACTCAACAAATGATTAAACATTTAGAAAACAAAAAAATAAGTATAGTGACAAATGGATATTCAATAGCTTTAGAACTAATTGAGTTAGATTTTGAAGTGTGTTTGATTGGTGGAACAATAATACCTTCAACACATGCCACAGTTGGTGAACTTTCATTAAAATTTATTGATAGTTTTTATTTTGATAAGTCTTTCATAGGTATGAACAGTCTTGAAGATAATAATTTTTATACAACTAATGTACAAGAAGCTATGATAAAAGAAAAAGTAATAAAGAATTCTCAAAACTCTTTTATACTTATGGATTCAAGTAAATTTAATTTTAAAAACAGAATAAAAGTAGATATTGATAAAAATTCTACATTAATAAGCGAAGAAAGCCCTTCAAATTACAAAGGAAAATTAATATTAGCATAG
- a CDS encoding class II fructose-bisphosphate aldolase, translating to MKASLKKELIKARNGKYAVPAFNFDNLEMMKGIIEAAEEENSPVILMVTESAALYMGLDNVFAFSLSATNKAKIPVVLHWDHGFDIELIKKAIDVGFSSVMLDSSLKPFNQNVKETLEVVEYARKNGVEVESEIGHVGGKEDDRNSSSNGYTDITEALEFEKLTQIDALAIAIGTSHGLFKGEIKLQFDLLEELNQKIKTPLVLHGSSQVPLEDLKKAISLGITKINIGTDLKIACANGIKDWFEKNEKGYDARKYGRSAIDFVKAEAIKKIRAFNSNNKGR from the coding sequence ATGAAAGCGAGTTTAAAAAAAGAATTAATTAAAGCAAGAAATGGAAAATATGCAGTTCCAGCATTTAACTTTGATAATTTAGAAATGATGAAAGGAATTATTGAAGCTGCAGAAGAAGAAAACTCACCAGTTATACTTATGGTAACTGAGAGTGCAGCATTATATATGGGATTAGATAATGTTTTTGCATTTTCTTTGTCAGCTACAAATAAAGCAAAAATACCTGTTGTATTACATTGAGATCACGGATTTGACATTGAACTAATAAAAAAAGCAATTGATGTAGGTTTTTCAAGTGTAATGTTGGATTCATCTTTAAAACCATTTAATCAAAATGTTAAAGAAACTTTAGAAGTTGTAGAATATGCAAGAAAAAATGGAGTTGAAGTAGAATCAGAAATTGGACACGTTGGAGGTAAAGAAGATGATAGAAACTCTTCTTCCAATGGTTATACAGATATTACAGAAGCATTAGAATTTGAAAAATTGACACAAATTGATGCACTAGCAATAGCAATAGGAACAAGTCATGGTTTATTTAAAGGTGAGATAAAATTGCAGTTTGACCTTTTAGAAGAATTAAATCAAAAAATTAAAACACCTTTAGTTTTACATGGATCAAGTCAGGTTCCTTTAGAAGATTTAAAAAAAGCAATTAGTTTAGGAATCACTAAAATAAATATAGGAACCGATTTGAAGATTGCTTGTGCAAATGGAATTAAAGATTGATTTGAAAAAAATGAGAAAGGTTACGATGCTAGAAAGTATGGTAGAAGTGCAATTGATTTTGTAAAAGCAGAAGCAATAAAAAAAATTAGAGCATTTAATTCAAACAATAAAGGACGTTAA
- a CDS encoding PhnD/SsuA/transferrin family substrate-binding protein, which produces MKKLLMLMGTISLIMPIASGVSSCSNSNKLIINFIPSVDPTATMATIKPLEAKLENKLKELDSSFNKKVEIIMASDYEAAGEALRSGTTDLAFLSVNTYENYRGEKQDDGTYKDAGIITVSSRPSIRSESTFEKFQKDNKFSNELASKYDFASDDSGISLANAYNKVISSSVVDKQLSAQALSDTILNKESDVSYYRSYVYANSNFVKNTLGNSVDPLNHEFKHDEVKKLITQAQANKRISLSENVTSSAGLLYPMLWLKNTMQFKDTELKKMYDDKLIALSSAAAAKGVTDDEPQFDIVFGWSDMREIIYKQDNPSVFKNSVMIGTSYGIPNDGIMYSRKRMDETFANVVRSAFISLVRQSENKELFDVYNHSNYIGLEENQSANQFEIANDEIITKNYEKIKSIKELVSQF; this is translated from the coding sequence ATGAAAAAATTACTTATGTTAATGGGAACAATTTCATTGATAATGCCTATAGCATCTGGAGTTAGCTCATGTAGCAACTCAAATAAATTAATAATTAACTTTATACCTTCAGTTGACCCAACAGCAACTATGGCAACTATTAAACCTTTAGAAGCAAAATTAGAAAATAAATTAAAAGAATTAGATTCTAGTTTCAATAAAAAAGTAGAAATAATTATGGCAAGCGACTATGAAGCAGCAGGAGAAGCATTAAGATCAGGAACTACTGATTTAGCATTTTTATCTGTAAACACTTATGAAAATTATCGTGGTGAAAAACAAGATGATGGAACTTATAAAGATGCAGGAATAATAACTGTTTCTTCTAGACCATCAATTCGTTCAGAAAGTACTTTTGAAAAGTTTCAAAAAGATAATAAGTTTAGCAATGAGTTAGCAAGTAAATATGATTTTGCATCAGATGATTCAGGAATTAGTTTAGCTAATGCTTATAACAAAGTAATAAGTAGTAGTGTTGTTGATAAACAATTATCAGCACAAGCACTGAGTGATACTATTTTAAATAAAGAAAGTGATGTAAGTTATTATCGATCATATGTTTATGCAAACTCAAATTTTGTAAAAAATACTTTAGGAAATAGTGTTGATCCTTTAAATCATGAATTTAAACATGATGAAGTAAAAAAATTAATTACTCAAGCACAAGCAAATAAAAGAATTTCTTTAAGTGAAAATGTAACTTCAAGTGCTGGATTATTATATCCAATGTTGTGATTAAAAAACACAATGCAGTTTAAAGATACAGAATTAAAAAAAATGTATGATGATAAATTAATTGCATTAAGTTCTGCAGCAGCTGCAAAAGGGGTTACAGATGATGAACCTCAATTTGATATAGTTTTTGGATGATCTGATATGAGAGAAATAATTTATAAACAAGATAATCCTAGTGTATTTAAAAACTCTGTAATGATTGGTACTTCATATGGAATTCCGAACGATGGAATTATGTATTCAAGAAAAAGAATGGATGAAACTTTTGCAAATGTTGTTAGAAGTGCATTTATTTCATTAGTAAGACAATCTGAAAATAAAGAATTGTTTGATGTTTATAATCACTCAAATTATATTGGTTTAGAAGAAAATCAAAGTGCAAATCAATTTGAAATTGCAAATGATGAAATTATAACTAAAAACTATGAAAAAATAAAATCAATTAAAGAACTAGTTTCTCAGTTTTAA
- a CDS encoding PhnE/PtxC family ABC transporter permease, which translates to MNYRRRMNALFSKDVFKIDNDYVQSPKKYFAILFFCLILGLLIFSIYFIDGDWKQLINGFPKLFLRIKQMLTWDLKSYFVKNTFGESFIYTTFVSFLQTFLMSFAGTVIGIIIALFLAICACNKLTKNKFINNLCIFILGMFRTIPSFVFVLILIGYFGQNTFTVMLTIVIFSIALSGKLFLERLQQINYKIYSTLIATGSKKPNAFNSGIKPQLSVSIMSLLFYGLESNVKYVAIIGGISRIGIGQLISKNQSLQKYDRVGFILFNLMLCIVFLEALIYFLKKYVIKDKDFFVDNKEIEKLNKQIKNINLKKNKSYFIESHIKNKYLELINENKNNKVKVKERKLAMQKEIKKFKNDHKYNLKKDINDFKEFKEKNININKWFVYNDYFKCKVRRDKIFVTNFNAQVQELKKNHINNLNLEIKQIKHNLQKNLSISNYLQKEPKKYIKRVIVGIIFLALFIYSMTLIDFHIEPFAIINSTNKNILRMLNMDLSSLFLTNNIVSIPVIKLVFETISIAMLATFIGSIFAYIFALLSSETIVNFYIAKVFKGFTILIRVVPTYIYAIIFVSIIGLGPFNGAIALAIGSFSMLTKYSREAFEEIDTKLVSQLEATGFNFLQKFRYGIIPQTSSRIISYIVYRFDINFKEVTILGVVGAGNMGFVLVAYFNDGYFEQFGALMFGIIICTFLVEYLANILRQKIKDDKNPYLIDWIILKLKNKNFILYKTNEVLLFNKDGLSFDRSKALYSYTNKKLFAIKKSNKINKKTALLKAYQEVFSLNKYSNLTDFKKEYLKVYKLIKLHFKNYLKTLKKNYTNNLKNYHLNYIKYAEDKTLKANQKDLKIEYKRSKIDQKTMYKYKVNNLNWFFNQNQQ; encoded by the coding sequence ATGAATTATAGAAGAAGAATGAACGCTTTATTTAGCAAAGATGTTTTTAAAATTGATAATGACTATGTTCAATCACCCAAAAAATATTTTGCAATCTTATTTTTTTGTTTAATTTTAGGGTTATTAATATTTAGTATTTATTTTATTGATGGGGATTGAAAACAATTAATTAATGGTTTTCCAAAATTATTTTTAAGAATAAAACAAATGTTAACATGAGACTTAAAATCTTATTTTGTAAAAAACACTTTTGGAGAAAGTTTTATTTATACAACTTTTGTTTCATTTTTACAAACTTTTTTAATGTCATTTGCAGGTACTGTTATTGGAATAATTATTGCTTTGTTTTTAGCAATTTGTGCATGTAATAAATTAACAAAAAATAAATTTATTAATAATCTTTGTATATTTATTTTAGGTATGTTTAGAACGATTCCTTCATTTGTATTTGTTTTAATCTTAATTGGTTATTTTGGTCAAAATACTTTTACAGTTATGTTAACTATTGTTATTTTTAGTATTGCTTTATCAGGTAAATTATTTTTAGAAAGACTTCAACAAATTAATTATAAAATTTATTCAACTTTAATAGCAACAGGTTCAAAAAAACCAAACGCATTTAATTCTGGAATTAAACCTCAATTATCTGTAAGTATAATGTCATTGCTTTTTTATGGTTTAGAATCAAATGTAAAATATGTTGCAATTATTGGAGGGATTTCAAGAATTGGAATTGGACAATTAATTAGCAAAAATCAAAGTTTACAAAAATATGATAGAGTAGGGTTTATATTATTTAATTTAATGCTGTGTATAGTATTTTTAGAAGCACTAATTTATTTTTTAAAAAAATATGTAATTAAAGATAAAGATTTTTTTGTGGATAATAAAGAAATTGAAAAACTAAATAAGCAAATTAAAAACATTAACTTGAAAAAAAATAAAAGTTATTTTATTGAAAGTCACATTAAAAACAAATACTTAGAGTTAATTAATGAAAATAAAAATAATAAAGTTAAAGTTAAAGAACGAAAATTAGCAATGCAAAAAGAAATTAAAAAATTTAAAAACGATCATAAATATAATCTTAAAAAAGATATAAATGACTTTAAAGAATTTAAAGAAAAAAATATAAATATTAATAAGTGATTTGTTTATAATGATTATTTTAAATGTAAAGTTAGAAGAGACAAGATTTTTGTAACTAATTTTAATGCTCAGGTCCAAGAACTTAAAAAAAATCATATTAATAATTTAAATTTAGAGATTAAACAAATCAAACATAATTTACAAAAAAATCTTTCAATTAGTAATTATTTACAAAAAGAACCAAAAAAATATATTAAAAGAGTTATTGTAGGAATTATTTTTTTAGCATTATTTATATATTCAATGACTTTAATCGATTTTCATATTGAACCATTTGCAATTATAAACTCAACTAATAAAAATATTTTAAGAATGCTAAATATGGATCTATCTTCTTTATTTTTAACTAATAATATTGTTTCTATTCCTGTAATTAAGTTAGTATTTGAAACAATCTCAATTGCAATGTTAGCAACTTTTATTGGATCTATTTTTGCTTATATTTTTGCATTATTAAGTTCAGAAACTATTGTTAATTTTTATATAGCAAAAGTTTTTAAAGGTTTTACAATTTTAATAAGAGTTGTTCCTACTTATATATATGCAATAATTTTTGTATCAATAATTGGTTTAGGACCATTTAATGGAGCGATTGCTTTAGCAATTGGTTCATTTTCAATGTTAACAAAATATAGTCGTGAAGCATTTGAAGAAATTGATACAAAATTAGTTTCACAATTAGAAGCAACAGGTTTTAATTTTTTGCAAAAGTTTAGATATGGAATAATTCCTCAAACATCAAGTAGAATAATTTCTTACATAGTTTATCGTTTTGATATTAATTTTAAAGAAGTAACAATTCTTGGAGTTGTTGGTGCTGGAAACATGGGATTTGTTTTAGTAGCTTATTTTAATGATGGTTATTTTGAACAATTTGGAGCATTAATGTTTGGAATAATTATATGTACTTTTTTAGTTGAGTATCTTGCAAATATTTTAAGACAAAAAATTAAAGATGATAAAAATCCATATTTAATTGATTGAATTATTTTAAAACTAAAAAACAAAAACTTTATTTTATATAAAACTAATGAAGTTTTATTGTTTAATAAAGACGGTTTAAGTTTTGATCGATCAAAAGCATTATATTCATATACTAATAAAAAACTATTTGCTATTAAAAAAAGTAATAAAATAAATAAAAAAACTGCTTTATTAAAAGCGTATCAAGAAGTTTTTAGTTTAAATAAATATAGCAATTTAACTGATTTTAAAAAAGAATATTTAAAAGTTTATAAGTTAATAAAATTACATTTTAAAAATTATTTAAAAACTCTTAAAAAAAACTATACTAATAATTTAAAAAATTATCATTTGAATTATATAAAATATGCAGAAGACAAAACCTTAAAAGCGAATCAAAAAGATTTAAAAATAGAATATAAAAGAAGCAAAATTGATCAAAAAACAATGTATAAGTATAAAGTTAATAATTTAAACTGATTTTTTAATCAAAATCAACAATAA
- the phnC gene encoding phosphonate ABC transporter ATP-binding protein: MINFNNVNKVWSNGNHALKDINLKINKGEFVAIVGSSGAGKTTLIKTLNKLVSINSGDIQIKFDDINYDLNLIKGKVLRTYRKKVGLMSQEYNNIETQTTIRNVLNARVSKMNFFMSFFGIFKKADKEIALKNLKKLNLLEYAFVRVENLSGGQQQRVALARTLAQEPRLIIADEPVSALDPMLANQVMKDFLKINQEDKITILINIHHIDLAMKYAKRIIGLKNGEVVFDGLANQITKEDLKNIYGDNYDGE; encoded by the coding sequence ATGATAAATTTTAACAATGTTAATAAAGTCTGATCTAATGGAAATCATGCTTTAAAAGATATTAATTTAAAAATTAATAAAGGTGAATTTGTTGCAATTGTTGGATCATCTGGAGCTGGAAAAACTACTTTAATAAAAACACTTAACAAACTGGTTAGTATTAATTCAGGAGATATACAAATTAAATTTGATGATATTAACTATGATTTAAATTTAATTAAAGGAAAAGTTTTAAGAACATATCGAAAAAAAGTTGGATTAATGTCTCAAGAATACAATAATATTGAAACTCAAACTACTATAAGAAATGTTTTAAATGCAAGAGTTTCTAAAATGAATTTTTTTATGTCGTTTTTTGGAATTTTTAAAAAAGCAGATAAAGAAATTGCTTTAAAAAATTTAAAAAAGCTTAATTTATTAGAATATGCATTTGTAAGAGTAGAAAATTTAAGCGGTGGACAACAACAAAGAGTTGCTTTGGCAAGAACTTTAGCTCAAGAACCTAGGTTAATTATTGCAGATGAACCAGTTTCTGCACTAGATCCAATGTTGGCAAATCAAGTTATGAAAGATTTTTTAAAAATTAATCAAGAAGATAAAATTACAATATTAATAAATATTCATCATATCGATCTTGCAATGAAATATGCAAAGCGAATTATTGGTTTAAAAAACGGAGAAGTTGTCTTTGATGGTTTGGCAAATCAAATTACTAAAGAAGATTTAAAAAATATATATGGTGATAATTATGATGGTGAGTAA
- a CDS encoding lipoprotein, whose product MKKLISLLAAIGMVASTSTTVVACPKNSENNNNNDDKNNNNENKIDLNDLKVRELGDVVSKEDIGLNLTLEDLVNAINEKNKDYGLTEDDVQFVSSNNTKAKLKATDSSTKFKGSVEITYNFRIRFNVTFFSDAIIGKGIAAVGKPEWNDGYLMVENYNLDTAASAFKRFVVPLLDKAKLVNLVIDYSDLEKTIKIEVIKENDKNFLQFTSIDGKGYDVQGVYVYGTTKIALKQQTAIPDGWKNSDLGEVKPVDNSDYMIKSAILNSFATKVGIDQNKLKQFSVNSYKKNDSNYEAEIISNINSDYVPEIIKVTFKMNLADESIQWSLTTIVDYLVEDSFVSLTSDILSSETYKELFDYITNTDGELVDYWEQDIALGINNNKFLFDSQKAKESEFGNFEQGTLSYSEFLKNAENLFDFAVNKNSDNKTGTIDIKVKDNIIDLAKGYKVSGEIKLNYQIK is encoded by the coding sequence ATGAAGAAATTAATTAGTTTATTAGCAGCGATTGGAATGGTTGCAAGTACTTCTACAACTGTTGTTGCATGCCCTAAAAATAGTGAAAATAACAATAATAATGACGATAAAAACAATAATAATGAAAACAAAATTGATTTAAATGACTTAAAAGTTAGAGAATTAGGAGATGTTGTAAGTAAAGAAGACATTGGTTTAAATTTAACTTTAGAAGATCTGGTTAATGCAATTAATGAAAAAAACAAAGATTATGGATTAACTGAAGATGATGTTCAATTTGTAAGTTCTAATAATACAAAAGCAAAACTAAAAGCTACAGATAGTTCAACTAAGTTTAAAGGTAGTGTTGAAATTACTTATAACTTTAGAATTAGATTTAACGTAACTTTCTTTAGTGATGCTATAATCGGTAAAGGAATAGCTGCTGTTGGTAAACCTGAATGAAATGATGGTTATTTAATGGTTGAAAATTATAATTTAGATACTGCAGCTAGTGCGTTTAAACGATTTGTAGTACCTTTATTAGATAAAGCTAAATTAGTCAACTTAGTAATTGATTATAGTGATTTAGAAAAAACAATTAAAATTGAAGTTATTAAGGAAAATGATAAAAACTTTTTACAATTTACTTCAATTGACGGAAAAGGATATGATGTTCAAGGTGTTTATGTTTATGGAACAACTAAAATTGCTTTAAAACAACAAACCGCCATTCCAGATGGATGAAAAAATAGTGACTTAGGAGAAGTAAAACCTGTTGATAATAGTGATTATATGATTAAAAGTGCTATTTTAAATTCATTTGCTACTAAAGTAGGTATTGATCAAAATAAACTTAAACAATTTAGTGTGAATTCATATAAAAAAAACGATTCAAATTACGAAGCTGAAATAATTTCTAATATAAATTCAGATTATGTTCCAGAAATTATTAAAGTGACTTTTAAAATGAATTTGGCAGATGAATCTATACAATGGAGTTTAACAACAATAGTTGATTATTTAGTAGAAGACTCATTTGTTAGTTTAACTTCAGATATTTTAAGTAGTGAAACTTATAAAGAATTATTTGATTACATAACAAATACAGACGGAGAATTAGTTGATTATTGAGAACAAGACATAGCATTGGGTATAAATAATAATAAATTCTTATTTGACTCGCAAAAAGCTAAAGAAAGTGAATTTGGGAATTTCGAACAAGGAACACTTAGTTATTCAGAATTTTTAAAAAATGCAGAAAATTTATTTGATTTTGCTGTAAATAAAAATTCTGACAATAAAACTGGAACAATAGATATAAAAGTTAAAGATAATATTATAGATTTAGCAAAAGGTTATAAAGTTTCAGGAGAAATTAAATTAAACTATCAAATTAAGTAA